DNA sequence from the Nicotiana tomentosiformis chromosome 3, ASM39032v3, whole genome shotgun sequence genome:
TTACCCGGATTTTTTTGCTAAACACATCAACCGCTTATTATTAGTTTTAGCATTTCTACccaaacacgtaactgcttatttataaaatCAATTCCAGTACTTAAACGTGCTTATTAGCATTTTATGCTTATCAGCACTTAATGGTTATTAATTATTTATCATTAGTTAACCCAAACGAGCTCTAAGTTCTACCTACTTTGTAGACGTCTGTGTTAGCGGAAACAAGTCCCTCAAAGATGCTTGGGGAGAGATTACATCAGAGCATAGGCAATGAGTATCCTAGATCTCCGTCCACATTTAAGCGCCTAAAAGTTGATACAACCCGTAAGTTCCCTGAAAATTGTGGTCTATTTGTTGGCCAAACGAAAGGAAGCAGAATTCAGTGTTACGCTGATGCTGAGATCTACCAGGAATTTCCATCCACTTCTAAGGGTGTAAAAGTTGAGGACACATGGAATTTTACTGAAATTCGTGGCGTGCATGTTCCTCAAACGAATGGAAGCGGTACTCAATGTCCTGCTGATGCTGAGATCAAAAGTAGTTCTGGAATTGCTATGAATGTGATTGAGTCAGCCAAGCCTTTAAGAGTTTTTGTGCCAAATACTTTGAGCGGCAAGCCTGCAAACAAAGTTAGAGAGTCCCTGAATGTGATTGAGTCAGCCAAGCCTTTAAGAGTTTTTGTGCCAAATACTTTGAATGGCAAGCCTGCAAACAAAGTTAGAGAGGCCCTGAAAATTTTTGACGACCTATACTCTAAACTTTTGCGAGAAGATAAAGCAGAGAAACGTGAAGGACagtctaaaagaaatatcattaTAGAGGCAGCAGTGAGTTTGAAGAATCAGAATAAGTGGGTGAATTGTGAGTGGACCTTTGGACATGTTCCTGGAGTTGAAATTGGGGATCAATTCCGGTTTAGGGCAGAACTTGTTATGATCGGACTACATCGCCAATATTTTAAGGGCATCGATTATGTGAATATTAACGGAAAAGATGTTGCAACTGCCATTGTTGATTCTGGTCGGTATGATAATGAGGCCATATCTTCTCAAACATTCATTTATGTAGGTCAAGGTGGGAATCCAAAAGTTTCTGCTTCGAAAGTAGAAGATCAAAAGCTTGAAGGGAGTAATCTTGCCTTGAAGAACTCCATGGACTTGGGATATCCGGTGAGGGTTATTCGTAGTCGACAAAGAGTGAAGGATCAAAAGAGTGATATAAGATACATTTACGAAGGGCTTTACACTGTGACAAAGTGTTTGCAAGAAAGAGGTTCAACTGGAAAATTTATTTTCAAGTTTGAACTGAAAAGAAATTCTGCCCAATCAAAACTTACTTGTGAACTAGTGTCACGGCCAGCAAATTTAGGCAAGGTAAATCACTTTCGTCAAAATGTTAATAAGGCAACAAAATCAGTTATGCAGTTTGTGCAGCGGGAGATTGTTGTGGACTGTGATATCtcgcaaggaaaggagaagatacTGATCCCTGCTGTCAATGCAATCAATGATGAGAGACCCCCACCGTTCACTTACATTACCAGCATGCAGTATCCAGATTGGTATTGCATCTCTATGCCTCAAGGTTGCAGCTGCACAAGTGGATGCTCGGATTCTGAGCAATGCTCTTGTGCTTCTAGGAATGGAGGTGAGATTCCATTCAACACAAGAGGCTCTATTATTAGAGCAAAGCCTCTTGTTTACGAGTGTGGTCCGTCTTGCAAATGCCCTCCTTCTTGCAAAAATAGAGTTAGCCAACATGGTCCACGGTACCACTTGGAGGTTTTCAAGACCGAATCAAGAGGATGGGGTTTGAGGTTGAGGGACTATGTATCATCTGGAAGTTTTATTTGTGAATATGTTGGGGAGTTACTTGATGAAAAGGAAGCCGAAAGGAGAATAGATCATGATGAGTACTTGTTTGATGTTGGCAACTATGATGAAGAAACCCCCAAAAGGAATAAAAAGTTCGCAGTTGAGTCAAATTCTTTTCAGAGGAAGGATGAAGATGGCTTTACCCTTGATGCAGCACGATATGGGAACGTTGGAAGATTTATCAACCACAGCTGCTCTCCAAACCTTTATGCTCAAAATGTCATGTATGACCATGGTGATAGGACAGTACCTCACATAATGTTTTTCGCTTCCAAGAGTATTGCTCCATTAGAAGAGCTTACTTATGACTACAACTACCAGATTGATCAGGTTTATGATGCAAATGGTAATCTGAAGAAAAAGAATTGTAGATGTGGTTCGCGTAAGTGCTTGGGGAGAATGTACTAACGAGGTACTCGTGTAAGACTATTCCTTTGTACTTTTGATATTTAAAGTATGATTTTATATTTGTGTGCACTTCCATGTCATTTCAACTTTTCGATTCCTTACTATTCCATTTATGTCTACTATGCAAATGTTGGTATCTTGTCACCTGCATTATGCTTAATTTCCTACCTTTTATAGCTTTTGTTTGGTCTTGAATGCTATAGTAGAATAACTTAGATGGTTGTATAACCACATGACGGAATTAACACTTATCCGTCTTCTTAGTTTTAGACTTGCTGAAATAAGCCTTGACCATCCTTAAAAGAAACATTTATCTAATCTGCAAATGGCTATTTCCTATCAAGTAGTGAACTTGTACCGATTGCTACATTACACTCTCTTTCCATTGCAACTCATAGGTATAATTCTTCATTGAGTCAACATGAAACGGGTGTTTAGTTTAATGCTTTTTGCTGATTCTCTTCAGTTCTTGTCATGTATACTGATGGGTGTTTGAATCAATTGAGTGATTAGTTTAATCTTGTTTGTGTAATCTACATTGATTTTGTTGGTTTCTACCTAAGTTTCTCGGACTCTTCAAGTTTGGTGTTGCACCCGTGTCAACACGACATGGGTGTGGGTGTGCGATCCGTACCTGATCTAGTCAAtcgattttgggtactttgaccaaatCTACAGAGAAAATCGGGACAGATACAATAGTTTcttaaatcaaaacaaaagttagGGTAAAAGTAAAAAAATGGAATACCTTGTGTATAAAAATTTAGGCACCGTGTGAGTTTTCCAAATAATGTCTCATAATTTAGGCATATTTTACAACTctatttttagatatttgaattatttttagttgAATCCCCCAACCCGTAtctatacctggatctgtaccCTCGTATCTTGaaatttagatcatgaaggatTTGACCTCTAGATTCACACATGCATTGGGCACCCGCGCCGAGTCCAAGCAACTTACGTTTCTACAGCTTGATATTCCAAACTACTGATCGGACAATGGGCTTTAACTTCTTATTGAATGAATGAACTGCCCACCTTCTGATTCTTTTAGAAGGAATGCAAATTGAAGTTGCTCCAATTCACGTAGCATGTTTACCATGCAAGATGCTTGCTTTAGTTATCTGGTGCAAATGATGGACTAAATTTCCTGATTTCTTTTTTCCACGTAGAAATGTGAACTACTGTTGTACTTCAGATGTAAGGTGAAATATGCTGCTTTTCACTGCCTTTTGTTGAACATTATCTTCGATTCAAAACAATGTAACCAATACCAGCATGTCGCATGGATGTTTAGGGAAACTGAATTTTGATTTTTACAATTTTAAGTGCACTAATAGCATGAGCTCCATCTAGTCCGGCTTTCATGAATTTCAGTTTAGCTCTTGCCTCTAACGTTGAGACTGTTCTTGGTGTTGATTATTAAACTCATTTGTTCTTTGTTAACAACTTCTTTTAGTTTCTGTaattcttttttcccttttttggtGTATGAATTTTCTGATCAACTAAACTTATTTTCGCTAGGCGTAAGTCGTAACCAATATCAAGATCAAATAAAGGAGGATTGCGGAAGGTGAAGGCAGTGTAGAAGTAGTTGAACTAAGGTGAATCATCTTATTTCGTGCAGGTTAAGTGCGAGATATAGAGAAAACTTTTGGTGGTTAACAGTGGACTCATATAGCTATAGCTGATCTTAACTTTGTTTCGGGTTGAGGCACAATTGTTCTATTTTTATTGTTGAATGTCCTGGTCAAGAAATACCAGCACTGTCAGGATACTATTCTTGATCTTTCAAGGATTAATAATGTGCTGCCATTTCAATGTCTTAACTTTTATTTTGGGCTTGCCGCTACTGTTTAGGAGATATAAAACTCCTTTTATGTGCAATTATCAATTGCGCTATTGTGTTTTAATACCCAGTTGGGCCAAATTTTGGAAAGCCAAAAGGCACCCTTTTTTGGGATTTGAGGGGTTCGGCCAAAAATTAAAAGTGCTTTTGAGCAACAATGTTTTTCTGCTGGTTGGAGAAAACTGCGGATGTGTTCTTCACTTTCATTGTTGATTGAGTGGATCCAAAAGCATTTGCAGTACTTCTAATTGGTCCCAGTATTGATCTATCGAATGAAGTAGAAGGAAACCTACAGATGCAATGTCGGTTGTTAGGAATATCATCAAGATTCCTAAACTAGTTCCTTGTGCTGGTGCTATGTTGAAGCAGAAAAGTTCATATATTGAAGGCATAGGAAAATGGCCTTATGAATAAAAAACTCACGAGGCATCTTGTTTGGTAGCCCTCCATTTAATCTGTACCCACTTTTTAAGAAAAGTTTAACAGGAAAGTACGGTCAACTTCAAACAAGTTACTTCTTCTTGCTTTTCCTCCTCCTTAATTGCTGTGACAATAGAGGTGATGACTGGTTTACATGTTGTGAGTAGGTTGTAAGATAGTTTATGGTGTTTTACAGTAGCAAGTTGTTGCAAAGCTCCTTTGCTTAAGGTTTCTTTTTCATGTTCATTTTAGTTGTAAAATGGATTTGTTATATTTGTTGATTTGACTAATTGACGATTGGAGTTTTGTTCTTTATGGTGTTTGGAAcatatgtttcaaatttgagtttatttggagtagatttgggcGTAGAATCGTGTGTTGGATTGTTGGAATTCGAAGAACAAGTCTTTGTTTTTAAGCAATCTGAACTACCGACGAATATGTCTTACGTGCTTGCACAAAATTGGTTACT
Encoded proteins:
- the LOC104090089 gene encoding histone-lysine N-methyltransferase, H3 lysine-9 specific SUVH6-like, with protein sequence MLGERLHQSIGNEYPRSPSTFKRLKVDTTRKFPENCGLFVGQTKGSRIQCYADAEIYQEFPSTSKGVKVEDTWNFTEIRGVHVPQTNGSGTQCPADAEIKSSSGIAMNVIESAKPLRVFVPNTLSGKPANKVRESLNVIESAKPLRVFVPNTLNGKPANKVREALKIFDDLYSKLLREDKAEKREGQSKRNIIIEAAVSLKNQNKWVNCEWTFGHVPGVEIGDQFRFRAELVMIGLHRQYFKGIDYVNINGKDVATAIVDSGRYDNEAISSQTFIYVGQGGNPKVSASKVEDQKLEGSNLALKNSMDLGYPVRVIRSRQRVKDQKSDIRYIYEGLYTVTKCLQERGSTGKFIFKFELKRNSAQSKLTCELVSRPANLGKVNHFRQNVNKATKSVMQFVQREIVVDCDISQGKEKILIPAVNAINDERPPPFTYITSMQYPDWYCISMPQGCSCTSGCSDSEQCSCASRNGGEIPFNTRGSIIRAKPLVYECGPSCKCPPSCKNRVSQHGPRYHLEVFKTESRGWGLRLRDYVSSGSFICEYVGELLDEKEAERRIDHDEYLFDVGNYDEETPKRNKKFAVESNSFQRKDEDGFTLDAARYGNVGRFINHSCSPNLYAQNVMYDHGDRTVPHIMFFASKSIAPLEELTYDYNYQIDQVYDANGNLKKKNCRCGSRKCLGRMY